One window of Papaver somniferum cultivar HN1 chromosome 9, ASM357369v1, whole genome shotgun sequence genomic DNA carries:
- the LOC113309825 gene encoding glutamate dehydrogenase 1, with protein sequence MNALAATSRNFKQAARLLGLDSKLEKSLLIPFREIKVECTIPKDDGSLASFVGFRVQHDNARGPMKGGIRYHPEVDPDEVNALAQLMTWKTAVANIPYGGAKGGIGCDPGELSISELERLTRVFTQKIHDLIGIHTDVPAPDMGTNPQTMAWILDEYSKFHGYSPAVVTGKPIDLGGSLGRDAATGRGVLFATEALLNEYGKSISGQRFVIQGFGNVGSWAAQLIHEKGGKIVAVSDITGALKNSNGIDIPSLLKHSKENRGIKGFGGAQHIDSNSILVEDCDVLIPAALGGVINRENANEIKAKFIIEAANHPSDPEADEILAKKGVVILPDILANSGGVTVSYFEWVQNIQGFMWDEEKVNKELKTYMTKGFQSVKEMCKTHNCDLRMGAFTLGVNRVARATILRGWEA encoded by the exons ATGAATGCATTAGCAGCTACAAGCAGGAACTTCAAGCAAGCAGCCCGGCTTTTGGGGTTGGATTCAAAACTCGAAAAGAGTTTACTTATTCCTTTCAGAGAAATTAAG GTGGAATGCACGATACCAAAAGATGATGGGTCATTAGCATCATTTGTTGGATTCAGGGTTCAACATGACAATGCTAGAGGGCCCATGAAAGGAGGAATTAGATACCATCCAGAG GTCGACCCTGATGAGGTGAACGCCTTAGCACAGCTAATGACTTGGAAAACTGCAGTAGCAAATATTCCATATGGTGGAGCTAAAGGTGGAATTGGATGCGATCCAGGGGAGTTAAGTATCTCTGAGCTAGAGCGACTTACTCGGGTTTTCACACAAAAGATACATGATTTAATTGGAATTCATACCGATGTTCCCGCACCTGATATGGGGACGAATCCACAA ACAATGGCGTGGATACTGGATGAATATTCTAAGTTTCATGGCTATTCACCTGCAGTAGTGACTGGAAAACCCATT GATCTTGGTGGTTCTCTGGGTAGAGATGCGGCCACCGGAAGAGGTGTACTCTTTGCAACAGAAGCATTACTTAACGAGTACGGGAAAAGTATTTCTGGACAACGGTTTGTCATTCAA GGATTTGGAAATGTTGGCTCCTGGGCGGCTCAACTCATCCACGAAAAAGGGGGTAAAATCGTAGCAGTCAGTGATATAACTGGCGCCTTAAAAAACAGCAATGGCATTGACATACCGAGCTTACTCAAACATTCAAAAGAGAACCGTGGAATTAAGGGTTTCGGTGGTGCTCAGCATATTGACTCGAACTCAATTTTAGTCGAAGACTGTGATGTTCTCATCCCAGCCGCCCTCGGGGGTGTTATTAACAG GGAAAATGCAAATGAGATCAAAGCTAAGTTTATTATTGAGGCAGCCAATCATCCTTCTGACCCTGAAGCCGATGAG ATATTGGCAAAGAAAGGTGTTGTTATCCTCCCGGACATACTTGCCAACTCTGGTGGAGTTACTGTCAGCTACTTTGAATGGGTTCAG AACATCCAAGGCTTTATGTGGGACGAGGAGAAGGTGAACAAGGAGTTGAAAACGTACATGACGAAAGGCTTCCAATCAGTGAAAGAAATGTGCAAGACTCACAACTGCGACCTCCGCATGGGAGCTTTTACTCTTGGAGTAAATCGTGTTGCTCGTGCTACTATTCTCAGGGGATGGGAAGCTTGA